The Lagenorhynchus albirostris chromosome 17, mLagAlb1.1, whole genome shotgun sequence nucleotide sequence cacaacaaaatacattataaaaacaaatttcagcagtttcttcaaacattttaaagaagcGGCTACCATAAGTGTAAAATTACATACGCGGCTCACATTTTATTTCCAGTGGCCAGCAATGACCTAGACGGCGTGGCAAAGAGTAAAAGCCCCCCAAATGGTGGCTATCATTTGTGTGACAGGAATGGGAACGACATTCCTTTGTGAAGATTAACAGTGCTTAACAGTGAACGTTGAGAATTTATACAGTACCCCGTTGGTTTCTGTAAGCCCCTCAAGTTCTTTCTGCAACAGGAAGAGCTAGAAAATAACAATTCTGGAGGAAAAAGAGGTAGCAGCTATTTTAAGGAGAGGTTTTACATTCGTCACTTCAGGCTTGGTACCACGCTCAGAAATAGAAAACTGTGCCAAGTTTCCAGACTCCCATCTCGGTGCGTGCCCTATGGCAGCTCCCAGGACCTGCGGCCAAACCTGCGGTCTTTCCCGAAAACTTCTCAATTTCTTCCCAAAGGAGAAAGGCCCGAGTCTGCGAGGCTCCGGCGCCACCGACCTCCGCGCTCCGGGTGCCCAGTCCAGCCCCAAAGGCGGCTCGAACAGCACACTCGCGGAGGCGGGCGCGCCGCAGGAAAGCCCCAGGCCGAAGCCGCCCGACGCCTGCAGGGAGCGGCGGCTGGACAGCGAGCCACCTGGGTCGGCGGCGGGCGGACCCAGAGCCGGAGACGCCAAGCGCCCGGCGCGCAGAGACCAGCTCAGGGATCAGCAGCCGGAGGCGGGCTCCACTCCCCTTTCGAATCCCGAACGGGGCTGATGACGAACACAGGGAGCGACGGACGTACACACGCCCCGCGCTCGCACGACAGTACCGTGCAGGGAGCGGGAGGGAGCCTCGGTCCGTCACCGGCACGACCAGCGTTTCGCGTCCTCCACTCCCTGCGCTCCCGCCACTTCGGCAACCCGACACCCGCCTACCGCCTCCGTCCGAGGCCTCCGCCGCTGCGAGGCTCGCGGCTTCCCTCCTGTCTCTTTAAATGGTGGGGCCAATGGGCCGCCCCTGCAGCTGCTACCGGGGTGGCCCCGCGCGCCGCTACTGAGGGGCGAACCAAGATGGCGGCGGCTTTGGCTCTGTGAGGAAGACGGAAGAGGCGACGGAAGAGGCGGCGGCGGCAGGGgaagaggcggcggcggcggcaggggaagaggcggcggcggcggcagcggcggagGGAAAAGGACTCCCAGTAGCCAAGAGCGCTCGTGCGCCAGGGGGCTCTCGGAGTCTCCCGCGTAGTGGTGGCAGCTGCAGCAGGACCAGGCGCCGGTCGGCTTCGGACATTTGAAGCAGGGGAGCGGAGCGCAGTCCCCGGCTGCGGTGGCAGGGCCAGGTATAAGGAAGGAAAACATGGCGGCGGCGGCctgaggaggcggcggcggcgcgggaaGCAGCTTCACGGAGATCATGGCGGAGGCGGGAGCAGGGCAGTGAACGGCGCCGCGAGTTCCTAGCGCGGCGGGGCGGGAGGCTGCGAAGCGCTGCGTGGCCCCCTCGGGGCGGCCGGCCTCGCCGGGCCTGGACAATAGCGCCGAGGAGCCGGAGGCGAGGAAAGGCGGGGGCCAGAGCTCAGGCCCGGCGGCGGGCCATGAGGGCGGCAGCGCGGCCCCGGGGCGGCCAGCGGCGGCAGTGAGGCCGGGGAGCCCTCCGCTCGTGGGCGTCCTCTCGCCTCGGCTCCCGCCTTCCCCGGACCCCCTTCCCGGGCGACTCCGGCGGGGCCTTTGCCCCAGTCCCCGGGCGGCACGATGACCGACACCCGGCGGCGGGTGAAGGTTTACACACTCAACGAGGACCGGCAGTGGGACGACCGGGGCACCGGGCATGTGTCGTCCGGCTACGTGGAGCGGCTGAAGGGCATGTCCCTGCTTGTCAGGGCCGAGAGTGACGGTTCTCTACTTTTAGAGTCCAAAATAAATCCTAATACTGCATACCAGAAACAACAGGACACTTTGATTGTGTGGTCTGAAGCAGAAAATTATGACTTGGCCCTTAGCTTTCAAGAAAAAGCTGGATGTGATgaaatttgggagaaaatatgtCAGGTTCAAGGAAAGGACCCATCAGTGGACATCACTCAGGACCTTGTAGATGAGTCTGAAGAGGAGTGTTTTGATGATATGTCATCGCCAGGTTTAGAATTGCCATCTTGTGAATTAAGTCGCCTTGAGGAAATTGCAGAACTTGTGGCATCATCTTTACCTTCCCCCCTGCGTCGTGAAAAACTTGCACTAGCACTGGAAAATGAGGGTTACATTAAAAAGCTCTTAGAGCTTTTTCATGTGTGTGaggatttggaaaatattgaagGACTGCACCACTTGTATGAAATTATCAAAGGCATCTTCCTCTTGAATCGAACTGCTCTTTTTGAAGTTATGTTCTCTGAGGAATGTATAATGGACGTCATTGGATGCTTAGAATATGATCCTGCTTTATCACAACCACGAAAACATAGGGAATTTCTAACAAAAACAGCCAAGTTTAAAGAAGTGATTCCCATATCAGATCCTGAGCTGAAACAAAAAATTCATCAGACATACCGAGTTCAGTATATACAAGACATGGTTCTACCTACCCCTTCAGTCTTTGAAGAAAATATGTTATCAACACTtcactcttttatctttttcaataaGGTAGAAATTGTTGGTATGTTacaggaagatgaaaaatttctgacAGATTTGTTTGCACAGCTAACAGATGAAgcaacagatgaggaaaaaagacaggaattggttaactttttaaaagaattttgtgcGTTCTCCCAAACGCTACAACCTCAAAACAGAGATGCTTTTTTCAAGACTTTGTCAAACATGGGTATATTACCAGCTTTAGAAGTCATCCTTGGCATGGATGATACACAGGTGCGAAGTGCTGCTACTGATATATTCTCATACTTGGTTGAATATAATCCATCCATGGTACGAGAGTTTGTCATGCAGGAGGCACAACAGAATGATGATGTAAGTAAGAAGTTAACAGAGcaaaaaataaccaacaaggatatTTTGCTCATCAACCTCATTATAGAACATATGATTTGTGATACAGACCCTGAACTTGGAGGAGCAGTCCAGCTTATGGGCCTCCTTCGAACATTAGTTGACCCAGAAAACATGTTAGCTACtgccaataaaacagaaaagactgAATTTCTGGGTTTCTTCTACAAGCACTGTATGCATGTCCTTACTGCTCCCTTACTGGCAAATACAACAGAAGACAAACCTAGCAAAGATGATTTTCAGACTGCCCAGTTGTTGGCACTTGTATTggaattgttaacattttgtgtgGAGCACCATACCTACCACATAAAGAACTACATTATTAATAAGGACATTCTCCGGAGAGTGTTAGTTCTTATGGCCTCGAAGCATGCTTTCTTGGCATTATGTGCTCTTCGTTTTAAGAGAAAGATTATTGGATTAAAAGATGAGTTTTACAACCGCTATATAatgaaaagttttttgtttgaaCCAGTAGTCAAAGCATTTCTCAACAATGGATCCCGCTACAATCTGATGAACTCTgccataataaaaatgtttgaatttaTTAGAGTGGAAGATATAAAATCATTAACTGCTCATGTAATTGAAAATTACTGGAAAGCATTGGAAGATGTAGATTATGTACAAACATTTAAAGGATTGAAACTGAGATTTGAACAACAAAGAGAAAGGCAAGATAATCCCAAACTTGACAGTATGCGTTCCATTTTGAGGAATCATAGATATCGAAGAGACGCCAGAACACTAGAAGATGAAGAGGAGATGTGGTTCAACACAGATGAAGATGACATGGAAGATGGAGAAGCTGTCGTGTCTCCATCTGACAAAACTAAGAGTGATGATGACATTATGGATCCAATAAGTAAATTCATggagaggaagaaattaaaagaaagtgaGGAAAAGGAGGTGCTTCTGAAAACGAATCTTTCTGGTCGGCAGAGCCCAAGTTTCGAGCTTTCCCTCTCTAGTGGAACAAAGACTACCCTCTCTAGCCAGTCACCTGCAACAAATCTGCCTGGTTCTCCAGGCTCACCTGGATCCCCAGGATCTCCAGGCTCTCCTGGATCCATCCCTAAAAATACATCTCAGACGGCAGCTATTACTACCAAGGGAGGCCTCGTGGGTCTGGTAGATTATCCtgatgatgatgaggatgatgatgaggACGAAGACAAGGAAGACACGCTCCCTTTGTCAAAGAAAGCAAAGTTTGAGTCATAATGGCAGCTGCCTGTGATCAGCACCTGTTGAGAAAACTGGTTCTCTACCCCTCCCCACTACAAATCTATAACAGAGCAGTGGCCTCTTGTGAATGACTGATACAGCTCAGCTCGCACACTTGACTTCTGCTCATCAAGTGCCAATTCAGTGGAGCAGGAGGAGGGGATAATTATACATTTAGGGGGAAGACTTACACCTTCGAGGTCTAAGCTTGGACCACACATTGCCCTTTTCTCAGGGAAGGAAATGGAAACGAAAAGCCAACAGGGCAGGGGTTTTGTAAGTGGAACTCTGGATTGAATGGTCAGTTGCTACAATCAGAATATGCTTTCTCGGACCATGTTTGAGACTCAGAAGAATAGGCTTTTCTGCCCTAATTCTTCACTAGTTAAGAATGCCAGCAGTTTCTTTGTATAAAGAGACCTGCCTTTAAAATCGTACATTCTGAACATTTTAGTCAAGCTACAGCAGGTTTGGAAAAACCTCTTCGGGGGAGGGGCGAATATGAGGTTTCCTCTTTTTTATCTGTTCCCTTTGCCCTTCaaactgcagatttttttttaagtggggatTTGTCCCTACTTGATTAAAGATTGAgtggaattctaaaaaaaaaaaaaaaaagggaatcccaataaggttaacagctgatctttcagcagaaacactgaaaGACAAAAGgcagtggcagaacatatttaaagtgatgaaagggaaaaaactacaaccaagatgactctacccagcaaggatctcattcagatctgacgtagaaactaaaacctttagagacaagcaaaagctaagagaattcagcaccaccaaaccagctttacaacaaatgctaaaggaacttctctaggcaagaaacacaagagaaggaaaagacctacaaaaacaaacccaaaataattaagaaaatgttaataggaacataaatatcgataattaccttaaatgtaaatggattatgctccaaccaaaagacatagattggctgaatggatacataaacaagacccatatatatgccgtctacaagagacccacttcagggacacatacagactgaaagtgaggggatggaaaaagatattccatgcaaatggaaatcaaaagagagctgaagtagcaattctcatatcagaaaaaatagaccctaaaataaagactattacaagagacaaagaaggacactacataatgatcaagggatcaatccaagaagaaaatataacaattgtaaatatttatgcacccaacataggagcacctcaatacataaggcaaatgctaacagccatgaaaagggaaactgacagtaacacaatcatagtaggggattttaacaccccactttgaccaatggacagatcatccaaaatgaaaataaataaggaaacacaacctttaaatgacgcattaaacaagatggacttaatttatatttatacaacattccaccccgaaacaacagaataccctttcttctcaagtcctcatggaacattccctaggatagatcatatcttgggtcacaaatcaagccttggtaaatttaagaaaattgaaatcatatcaagtatcttttctgacaacaatgctatgagactacatatcaattacagggaaaagaaactgtaaaaaatacaaatgcatggaggctaaacgatacactacttaataaccaagagatcactgaagaaatcaaagagaaaatcaaaaaatacctagaaacaaaggacaatgaaaacatgatgacccaaaacctatggaatgcagcaaaagcagttctaagagggaagtttatagcagtacaatcctacctcaagaaacaagaaacatttcaaataaacaacctaaccttacacctgaagcaattagagaaagaagaacaaaacaaccccaaagttagcagaaggcaagaaatcataaagatcagatcagaaataaatgaaaaataaatgaaggaaacaatagcaaagaacaataaaactaaaagctggttctttgagaagataaacaaaattgataaaccattagccagactcatcaagaaaaaaaagggaaaagactcaaatcaacagaattagaaatgaaaaaggagaagtaacagcggacactacagaaatacaaagaatcatgagagattactacaagcaactataagccaataaaatggacaacctggaagaaatggacaaattcttagaaaagcacaaccttccaagactgaacaacgaagaattagaaaatataaacagacctatcacaattaatgaaaatgaaaccgtaaataaaaatctttgaacaaacaaaagtccaggaccagatgacttcacaggagaattctatcaaaacGGTATTTGTTTGGACATATTTGACAGATATCAAATTCTATCTATctctatttagagaagagctaacacttatccttctcaaactcttccaaaaaattgcagaggagaaacactcccaaattcattctacaaagtcactatcacactgataccaaaaccagaaaaagatatcacaaaaaaagaaaattatagaccaatatcactgatgaatatagatgcaaaa carries:
- the LOC132508228 gene encoding serine/threonine-protein phosphatase 4 regulatory subunit 3A, which encodes MTDTRRRVKVYTLNEDRQWDDRGTGHVSSGYVERLKGMSLLVRAESDGSLLLESKINPNTAYQKQQDTLIVWSEAENYDLALSFQEKAGCDEIWEKICQVQGKDPSVDITQDLVDESEEECFDDMSSPGLELPSCELSRLEEIAELVASSLPSPLRREKLALALENEGYIKKLLELFHVCEDLENIEGLHHLYEIIKGIFLLNRTALFEVMFSEECIMDVIGCLEYDPALSQPRKHREFLTKTAKFKEVIPISDPELKQKIHQTYRVQYIQDMVLPTPSVFEENMLSTLHSFIFFNKVEIVGMLQEDEKFLTDLFAQLTDEATDEEKRQELVNFLKEFCAFSQTLQPQNRDAFFKTLSNMGILPALEVILGMDDTQVRSAATDIFSYLVEYNPSMVREFVMQEAQQNDDDILLINLIIEHMICDTDPELGGAVQLMGLLRTLVDPENMLATANKTEKTEFLGFFYKHCMHVLTAPLLANTTEDKPSKDDFQTAQLLALVLELLTFCVEHHTYHIKNYIINKDILRRVLVLMASKHAFLALCALRFKRKIIGLKDEFYNRYIMKSFLFEPVVKAFLNNGSRYNLMNSAIIKMFEFIRVEDIKSLTAHVIENYWKALEDVDYVQTFKGLKLRFEQQRERQDNPKLDSMRSILRNHRYRRDARTLEDEEEMWFNTDEDDMEDGEAVVSPSDKTKSDDDIMDPISKFMERKKLKESEEKEVLLKTNLSGRQSPSFELSLSSGTKTTLSSQSPATNLPGSPGSPGSPGSPGSPGSIPKNTSQTAAITTKGGLVGLVDYPDDDEDDDEDEDKEDTLPLSKKAKFES